The proteins below come from a single Benincasa hispida cultivar B227 chromosome 4, ASM972705v1, whole genome shotgun sequence genomic window:
- the LOC120076705 gene encoding NDR1/HIN1-like protein 6: MADSPLKKPPLQKPPGYKDPNPSGSSSTSSAPHLPPATRNKPRLPSSYKPKRRRRNCCRTCCCVFCFLILFLIVVAALAIALFYLIYDPKLPVFHLLAFRISSFKVSATPDGSFLDAQVSIRVEFKNPNDKLAIRYGAIEYDVTVGQSTDFGRRELAGFTQGRRSTTTVKAEAAVKNKMLAVEDGARLLSRFQSKSMEVKVEAETTVGVVLQGWGLGPINVKLDCESKLKNIEDGDMPICNINLLRWINIRG, from the exons ATGGCGGATTCGCCATTGAAGAAACCGCCGCTCCAGAAGCCCCCTGGCTACAAGGATCCCAATCCCTCCGGCTCCTCCTCCACCTCCTCCGCCCCCCACCTCCCACCCGCCACCAGAAACAAGCCTCGCCTCCCTTCCTCCTACAAACCCAAGAGGAGAAGACGCAACTGCTGCAGAACCTGCTGCTGCGTTTTCTGTTTTCTCATCCTCTTCCTCATCGTCGTCGCCGCCCTTGCCATCGCTCTCTTCTACCTCATCTACGACCCTAAACTCCCCGTCTTTCACCTCCTCGCCTTCCGTATCTCCTCCTTCAAAGTCTCCGCCACCCCCGACGGATCCTTCCTCGACGCTCAGGTCTCGATTCGAGTCGAGTTCAAGAATCCGAACGATAAGCTCGCGATTAGGTACGGGGCGATTGAGTACGATGTCACGGTTGGGCAGTCGACGGATTTTGGGCGACGGGAGCTGGCTGGATTCACGCAGGGGAGGAGGAGTACGACCACGGTGAAGGCGGAGGCGGCGGTGAAGAATAAGATGCTTGCGGTGGAGGATGGGGCGAGGCTGTTGTCGAGGTTTCAGAGTAAATCGATGGAGGTGAAAGTGGAGGCGGAGACGACGGTGGGAGTGGTGCTTCAAGGCTGGGGATTGGGTCCGATCAATGTCAAGTTGGATTGTGAGTCTAAATTGAAGAACATTGAGGATGGCGATATGCCTATATGCAACATCAATTTGCTCAGATG GATCAATATTCGTGGATGA